The sequence below is a genomic window from Campylobacter concisus.
AACGATACCAAGATAAAATTGCTCTGCGTCTTCTTCACGTGACTCCATAAATTTTAAAGTAAAAGATGTACCAAAAATTTTAACAAGTATCGTATAGAAGATAACTTTGAATAAATTTGCAGTTCTACTCTCACCTGTTATCTTTTGGCAAAAAGCATAGTGTCGTTTTTCTTCAGTGATTAATTTACGAAGTATTTTTTTATTTTCTTCGTTTTTTTCACTAGCTTCAAGTAGTGTATAAATAGCTGTATCATCTGCTTCGTTTTGTAGCTGTTTTAAAGCACGCTTTTTATCTAGCATAAATTCCCCTTTTTTAAATTTTGTAAGATTTTGGATTTTGAAGTGTAAGATTAGATGGTGCGATCAGCGAGACTCGAACTCGCACACCTAGCGGCACTACCCCCTCAAGATAGCGTGTCTACCAATTCCACCATGATCGCAAAAAGAATAAAAGCCCCAAAGGGGCTAAATTTAAGCTTTACGCTTAGCCAAGCATTGGGTTTGCGTAAAGAACGATAAGTGTAATAACTAGTGCGTAGATAACTTGTGCTTCGATCATCGCAAGAGCGATAAACATTGTAGTCATAAGTTTGCTACCAACACCTGGGTTTCTAGCTGTTCCACTAATTGTTGCAGCAGCTGTATTACCCATACCAATAGCACCACCAAGAGCTGCAAGGCCAAGGCCAATACCACCAGCGATAACTGAATATGATCTAATCATCTCGCCGTCAGCGCCAAATGCGAATGCAGCAAGACCAAGAATTAAAAACACGATCTTTTTCATCGTTGCTCCTTTAAATTTTAAAGCTCTTTCGGATCTGTCCCCTACTTAAACTTTATGAGCCGTAATATTACAAAAACAAAACTTTGTTTCAAATAAAAACACTAAAAATTTAAATTGCCCATAAAAAATTCTTGGCTTAGAAAAATAAAAGTTTTTTTATGTTATCTTTGAAAAAATTAATTTATTCTTAATCTCAGGTAATCAATGATAAATGAAAAATTTTCAAAAATAGGCTTTGTTCTTGCTATGGCAGGATCAGCTGTTGGACTTGGTAATGCATGGAAATTTCCAACAATGGTAGGAAACAATGGCGGTTCAGCGTTTATAGTTTTATATTTGCTTCTCACGTTTGCTATTGCTTTTGTAGCGTTTTTAGCAGAGCTTAGCATTGGTAAGCTTGGCGAGAGTGATGTTGTAAGCTCCATTTATAAACTTGCTCCAAAACATAAAAAAATATGGTCTTTCTCAGGCTTTTTTATGATAGGAGCGATACTTATTGCTTCATTTTATATGGTTGTAATTGGCTGGATATTAAAGTATATTTATCTTGGCTTTTCGCCACTTTTGAGCAATCAAGAAGAGGCAGTCCAACAGTTTAATACGCTTTTATCGAATGATCTAAGTAGCGCTATTGTTTGCTTTAGTCTAGTCTTTCTAATGGTATTTTTTGCTGTTTCAAAAGGTGTGAAAAGTGGCATTGAGAAGCTAAATATTTGGATGATGCCGGGTCTTTTTATACTGCTTATTTGTATACTTTTTTATGCAATTAGCATGGGTGATGGCTTTGTTAAGGCGGCTAAATTTTTATTTGTACCAAATTTTAGCGCAATCACGCCAGATGTTATTTTACAAGCTCTTGGACTCGCGTTCTTCTCGCTATCTATGGGCGTTGGTGTAATACCGACATACGCTGCAAATTTACCAGAGCAGACAAATCTTATAAAATCAACGCTTTCTATCATCTTTATAAACATATTAATAGGCATTATGATGGGACTTGTGGTCTTTACGTTTATATTTGCTTATGGAGCTGATAGCACGGCAAGTGGCCCGGGGCTTATTTTTATCTCACTTGTTACACTTTTTGCAAAGCTTGGGATAGTTGGCAATGTCATGGCCATCGCATTTTTTGTTTCACTTTTATTTGCTGGTGTTACAAGTGCTGTTTCGATGATAGAACCATTTGCTTATTATTTGGTTAGAAAATTTGAAATTTCACGCAAAATGGCTCTTGTTTATATTGGAATTTTTGTCTATATTTTAGGTCTTTTTTGTATTTTTTCATATTATGCGCAGACGGCTAATATCTTTAGTATTTTTGGTAAGCCAGTCTTTGATGCGCTTGATTTTCTTACTTCAAATATAATGATGCCAATAGGTGCCATAATTTTTAGTTTTTTTGTTGGCTATAAACTTAAAAAAGAGAGCCTATATCTACTCTTTGGCGAATTTATGGGAAAAGTATTTTTTGAAATTTGGTATTTTGCTTTAAGATACATCGTACCAATCGCAATTTGCGCCATCATGATCTATCAAATAGCAGGTAAATGATGGATAGATTTAGTAAAGTTGGCTTTGTTCTTTCTATCATTGGAGCGGCTATTGGCCTTGGTAATGCATGGAAATTTCCATATATGGTCGGTAGTAATGGTGGTTCAGCGTTTATACTTATATATCTATTTTTTGCTTTTGTCGTTGGGCTTAGCATATTTTTTGCCGAGATGGCGATGGGCAAAATTTCTCGTCTTGATACGGTTGGGGCATTTAAAAGTCTAGCTACAAAGGGGGCAAATTCTTGGAAATTTGCTGGTGTTGTGATGGTGACAGGGTTATTCATCGCATCTTTTTATACACTCATTATCGGCTGGGTTTTAAAATACGTTATCTTAAGTCTCGGTGAGCTTCCAAAAGATATGGCAAACTCAGAAGCGCTTTTTGTAAATTTTACTTCAAAGGGCATAGAGGAGCAAATTTTATATTTTAGCATCGCTTTTTTTGCCTACTTTTTTATACTTACAAAAGGTATAAAAAGTGGAATAGAGCGTATAAATGTATATCTTATTCCAGCACTTTTTATTTTGCTTTTGCTTATGCTTGGCTACTCTTTTGGCATGAATGGATTTGATGAGGCGGCTAAATTTTTACTTGTGCCTGATTTTTCAAAGATAGATCAAGGCGCTATCTTAAATGCTCTTGGGTTAGCTTTTTTTACGATGTGTATTGGCATTGGCTGCATTTTAACTTACTCATCAAGCCTAGGCAATGATACAAATTTATTTACTTCATCACTTTATGTAGTCTTTGCAAATATAATTATTAGCGTAATTATAGGACTTATAGTTTTTACATTCACCTATGAATTTGGTTCAGAGCCATCAAAGGGTGCAGGGTTAGCATTTATCTCGCTTCCAACGCTTTTTGCAAAGCTTGGCCTGCTTGGAAATTTCTTGGCTTTTGCATTTTTTACATCTTTATTTTTTGCTGGTATAACATCGGTCATTTCGCTAGTTGAGCCATTTATATTTTTCTTAAATAAAAGTTTGGGATTTAGTAGAAATAGATCAATTATTATTGTCGGTGCCGTAGTTTATGTTTTAGGGATTTTATGTGCATTAAGCGGCATTGGCGATTTTAAAGAAGCACTTACATTTTTTGGCAAGAGCTTTTTTGATTTGCTTGATTATCTTAGCTCAAACATTATGCTCCCACTTGGTGGCATTATATTTGCCATTTTTGTTGGGTACTTTATGAAATTTGAGCTTTTAAAAGAGCTATTTTTGCCTTATATGGGTGAGATTGTCTTTAAAATTTGGTATTTTTTAATAAGGTTTGTAGCGCCAGTTCTAGTTTTTGTGGTGCTAGTAAGGGAGATTGCATAATGGCAAAAGAACAGTTTTCTAAAATAGGTTATGTTTTAGCAGTTGCAGGGTCAGCTGTTGGACTTGGCAATGCATGGAAATTTCCATATATGGTCGGTGAAAATGGTGGATCAGCATTTGTTATTTTATATCTTTTGATAACGTTTTTAGTTGGCATACCTATCTTTATGGCAGAGCTAAGTATTGGCAAACTTAGTGAGAGCGATAGTGTAAATGCCTTTAGAAAGTTAGCGAATAAAAATAAAAATTTATGGCAACTGGTTGGAATTTTAGCTATGGTAACCGCAGCTATAATATCATCTTACTACATTGTGATCATCGGCTGGGTCTTTAAGTATTTCACGCTATCTTTTACCGGTCTTCCAAACGATATAGAAAGTTCAAAAGTAATATTTAACGAGCTTCTTACGCATGGTCTTGGCGATCAGACGCTTTATTTTGTTATTGCATTTGTAGCTTGCTTTTTTATCCTTTCAAAAGGAGTGAAAAGTGGCATTGAAAAGCTAAATGTTTGGATGATGCCAAGCCTATTTATCATGGTTCTAATCATGCTTATCTTTTCTATGACAATGAATGGCTTTACAAAGTCTGCTGAGTTTTTACTTGTTCCTGATTTTAGTAAAATTTCATTTAATTCGCTTTTGCTTGCCCTTGGACTTGCTTTTTGGACACTATCTCTTGGTATGGCAGCAATCATTACGTATTCAGCCAGCCTAAGCGATGATACAAATTTAGCTACTTCTACGCTAAGTATCGTTTTTATAAACATCGTCCTAGCCATTATGATGGGTCTTGTTATCTTTACATTTATATTTGAATTTGGCGCAGAGCCGTCTCAAGGACCAGGACTTGTCTTTATCTCGCTTCCAACGCTCTTTGCTAAGCTTGGCGTGATAGGTCAAATTTTAGCTGTGGCATTTTTTGCTGCACTTATCTTTGCTGGCATTACTTCAGCCATCTCTATCGTAGAGCCGTTTGTATTTTTCTTGATCAGAGAGTATGGCATTAGCAGGATAAAAGCTCTTAGCATAGTTGGAGCCGGTGTTTTTGTATTAGGATTTTTATGTCTTTTATCAAATATAGAAAATGTTGGCGACAAATTTATGCTCTTTGGCAAAAATTTCTTTGATTTTCTTGACTTTACCGCTTCAAATGTTCTACTTCCAATTAGTGGTATAGGTGGTGCGATATTTGTTGGATATTTTATGAAAAGAGAGGCACTTTATGTGCTATTTAGTCCATATATGAGCGACTTTGTATTTAGTGCATGGTATTTTTTATTAAGATATGTGGCGCCAGTTTGCGTATTTATCATCATGATAAATAAATTGTTTTTTTAAGGGTTGTTTATGCAAAAAGTTGAGAAATTTTTTGATAAGGTCGGCGATATAGTCGGCTATATTTGCATGTTTGTTATGGCTTTGATGATAATAGATGTTTTTTTTAACGTTGTGGCAAGATATTTTTTCTCTTATGGAAATGTCGCATTTCAGGAGCTTGAGTGGCATTTTTTTGCTGTGATATTTTTGCTTGGCATGAGCTATGCATTAAAAGAAGATGCGCACGTTAGAGTTGATATATTTTATGCTAAATTTTCACCAAAAAATAAAGCTCTTGTAAATATGATAGGAACTGTTATTTTTGTAATCCCATTTGCACTTTTGGTTTCAAATTTATCATTTGAATTTGTGAGTGATGCTTATACTTCAGCTGAAGCTAGTGCAGATCCAGGTGGTCTTACTCACAGATGGATCATAAAAGCACTTATTCCTTTTTCTTTTTATCTACTTGTATTTTTTGCGATTGGCTTTTTTATAAGAAATTTTAATCTTTACAAAAAAGCTAAAAAGGGGGAATAATGGCTGGCTTGATAATGTTTATAGCTGCACTTTTGATGCTAGGCATTGGCTTTCCGGTAGCCTTTACCTTTGGTGCGGTTTCTATGATATTTGGCATGATTGGTAGTATTGTTGAGAGTATTGGAGACGGAGATGGGCTACTTGGAAGCATCGAAGTTTTTAAAGATATGTTTAATTTCATGCCTTATAGAATTTTCTCTATCATGGAGAGTAGAATTTTTATAGCAGTTCCACTTTTTGTCTTTATGGGCGTTGTGCTCCAAAAGTCAAAACTAGCTGAGAGGCTACTTGAGAGCATGGGTATGCTTTTTGGAGAAATTCGCGGAGGTATTGCTATTAGCACTATCTTGGTTGGAGCACTTCTTGCAGCTTCAACCGGTGTTGTTGGTGCAAGTGTCGTTGCAATGGGCGTTATAAGCTTGCCTGTCATGCTAAAGTATAAATACGACCAAGCGCTAGGTTGTGGCACTATATGTGCCGCTGGTACGCTTGGACAGATCATTCCACCTTCTATCGTACTGATTATCTTGGGTGATATATTTTCAGTACCAGTTGGTGAGCTTTTTCATCAAGCCATCATCCCAGGATTCACGCTAGTAGCAGTTTATATCATTTATATTTTGATTGTTGCTTATTTGAAACCAGATACAGCACCGGTAGTAAAAGATGAGAGCGGTGTTAGTAAATTTAAGCAGATTATGAGAGCACTAATCGCTATCTTTCCGCCGCTTTTACTTGTTATTTGCGTGTTGGGTTCTATATTTGCAGGTATCGCTACACCAACTGAAAGTTCAGCTTTTGGCTGCATTGGAGCCATTATTTTAGCTATTTTTTATAGGACATTTTCATTTTCTATGATAAAAGAGGCATTGGCAGAGAGTGTAAAAACTACAGCACTTGTCTTTGCTATACTTGTTGGCGCGACAGCCTTTTCTATGGTGTTTAGTTATACTGGTGGCGATGAGATTGTTGAAAAATTTATGACAAATTTGCCAGGTGAGAAGTGGGGCTTTATCATTTTTAGTATGGTTGTTATCTTTGTGCTTGGCTTTTTTATCGACTTTGTTGAAATTTCATATATCGTGCTTCCTATCTTGGTACCAATAGCTGCAAAGCTTGGTATAAATCCAATTTATCTAGCAATCTTAGTTGCAATGAATTTGCAAACTTCATTCCTAACGCCGCCATTTGGTTTTAGTTTATTTTTTCTAAGGTCAGTCGCACCAGCTGAGATAAAAACGACTGCTATTTATAAAGGCGTTGTGCCTTATATTTTTATTCAGCTTGCTGTACTTGTATTTTTCTGCGTCTTTCTAATGGAATTAAAGCCAATGCTTGATGCGAGCCACGGCGGATTATTAAACTTCTTACTCTCACTTTTTAAATGATATAAAAGTTTTTGGTTGTAAAATACCAAAAAACAAGCAAAATGGCTAATTTGAGTTTCTAACCAATTTAGCCATTTTCTATGAATTCTTTAAATAAATTTATAAAATTAATGAGGTGGGTGATGGCGAAGAAATTTATCGATGTTATGGATACGACCTTTAGAGATGGCTTTCAGTCAGTTTATGGCGCTAGAGTGCTTATGAACGATTTTTTGCCCGCGCTTGAAGCAGCCAAAGAGGCTGGCATAGAGCATTTTGAATTTGGTGGCGGAGCGAGATTTCAAAGCCTTTATTTTTACCTAAATGAAGATGCTTTTGCGATGATGGATAAATTTAGAAGCATCGTAGGACCAAAAGCAAATCTTCAAACCCTAAGCAGGGGCGTAAATACCGTAACACTTGATACTGGTAGTCGTGAGCTAATCGACCTTCACGCAAAGCTTTTCAAAAAACATGGAACCACTACTATTAGAAATTTTGACGCACTAAATGACGTTGAAAATTTAAAATATTCAGGCGAAAGGATAGCTCATCACGGACTAAAACACGAAGTCGTAGTTACGATGATGGATTTGCCTAGTGGCTGTGTGGGAGCTCATGATGTTAAATTTTATGAGAAAATTTTAAGAGAAATTTTAGACGCAAATATCCCATATCACAGCGTTTGCTTTAAAGACGCAAGTGGCACAAGTAGTCCACAAAAGGTCTATGAAACTATAAAAATGGCTAGAAAACTACTCCCAGAAAAAACTCACATCAGACTTCATACACATGAAACTGCAGGCGTAAGTGTGGCTTGCTATCTTGCAGCGCTTGAAGCTGGCGTTGATGGAATAGATCTAGCTGCAAGCCCAGTAAGTGGTGGTACAAGCCAGCCAGATATCTTGACTATGCTTCATGCAGTAAAAGGCAAAAATTATGATCTTGGCGGACTTGACGTGGAGAAGATTTTAAAATATGAAAGCATTTTGAACGATTGCTTAAAAGAGTATTTCTTACCGCCTGAAGCCGTGCAAGTAAGCCCGCTCATACCATTTTCACCGATGCCTGGTGGCGCGCTCACCGCAAATACTCAGATGATGAGAGATAACAACATCTTAGATAAATTCCCAGAGGTCATCCTTGCGATGCGCGAAGTGGTGCAAAAGGGTGGATACGGCACTTCAGTAACCCCTGTTAGCCAGTTTTACTTCCAACAAGCATTTAATAACGTGATGTTTGGCAAGTGGAAAAAGATCGCTGAGGGATACGGCAAAATGGTGCTTGGCTACTTTGGCAAGACACCAGTTACGCCTGATAAAGAGATCATCAAGCTTGCAAGCGAGCAACTAGGCTTAAAACCAACTACAAAACACGCTGTTGATATAGCTGATAAAGATGAGAGCAAGTCACTTGCGCACGTAAAAGAAATTCTAAAGCAAAACAATATAAAAACTACCGAAGAAAATATATTTATAGCAGCAGCTTGTAAAGAAAAGGGTATCGCATTCTTAAAAGGCGAAGCCAAAGTAAATGTTAGAAAGATCGACCCAAATGCTAAAGCAAACGAGGGCAGACAAACTCAAAGTGGCAGATATAGTGTCGTTGTAAATGGTAGCCGCTACAATGTCGAAGTAAGCGAAGGCTTTAACGATAGCATCCAAGTAAAATCGATCACCGAAGTTGAAGGCAAGAGCGTAAAAAATGCTAAAAGTGCAGCAGCAGGCGCAACA
It includes:
- a CDS encoding F0F1 ATP synthase subunit C, with product MKKIVFLILGLAAFAFGADGEMIRSYSVIAGGIGLGLAALGGAIGMGNTAAATISGTARNPGVGSKLMTTMFIALAMIEAQVIYALVITLIVLYANPMLG
- a CDS encoding TRAP transporter small permease subunit yields the protein MQKVEKFFDKVGDIVGYICMFVMALMIIDVFFNVVARYFFSYGNVAFQELEWHFFAVIFLLGMSYALKEDAHVRVDIFYAKFSPKNKALVNMIGTVIFVIPFALLVSNLSFEFVSDAYTSAEASADPGGLTHRWIIKALIPFSFYLLVFFAIGFFIRNFNLYKKAKKGE
- a CDS encoding biotin/lipoyl-containing protein translates to MAKKFIDVMDTTFRDGFQSVYGARVLMNDFLPALEAAKEAGIEHFEFGGGARFQSLYFYLNEDAFAMMDKFRSIVGPKANLQTLSRGVNTVTLDTGSRELIDLHAKLFKKHGTTTIRNFDALNDVENLKYSGERIAHHGLKHEVVVTMMDLPSGCVGAHDVKFYEKILREILDANIPYHSVCFKDASGTSSPQKVYETIKMARKLLPEKTHIRLHTHETAGVSVACYLAALEAGVDGIDLAASPVSGGTSQPDILTMLHAVKGKNYDLGGLDVEKILKYESILNDCLKEYFLPPEAVQVSPLIPFSPMPGGALTANTQMMRDNNILDKFPEVILAMREVVQKGGYGTSVTPVSQFYFQQAFNNVMFGKWKKIAEGYGKMVLGYFGKTPVTPDKEIIKLASEQLGLKPTTKHAVDIADKDESKSLAHVKEILKQNNIKTTEENIFIAAACKEKGIAFLKGEAKVNVRKIDPNAKANEGRQTQSGRYSVVVNGSRYNVEVSEGFNDSIQVKSITEVEGKSVKNAKSAAAGATANDIVASLPGAVHKILVSAGDHVKKGQAIVVLEAMKMEIEVKAPKDGVIGSIEVSKGQSVANNQVVAKFK
- a CDS encoding sodium-dependent transporter, with the translated sequence MMDRFSKVGFVLSIIGAAIGLGNAWKFPYMVGSNGGSAFILIYLFFAFVVGLSIFFAEMAMGKISRLDTVGAFKSLATKGANSWKFAGVVMVTGLFIASFYTLIIGWVLKYVILSLGELPKDMANSEALFVNFTSKGIEEQILYFSIAFFAYFFILTKGIKSGIERINVYLIPALFILLLLMLGYSFGMNGFDEAAKFLLVPDFSKIDQGAILNALGLAFFTMCIGIGCILTYSSSLGNDTNLFTSSLYVVFANIIISVIIGLIVFTFTYEFGSEPSKGAGLAFISLPTLFAKLGLLGNFLAFAFFTSLFFAGITSVISLVEPFIFFLNKSLGFSRNRSIIIVGAVVYVLGILCALSGIGDFKEALTFFGKSFFDLLDYLSSNIMLPLGGIIFAIFVGYFMKFELLKELFLPYMGEIVFKIWYFLIRFVAPVLVFVVLVREIA
- a CDS encoding sodium-dependent transporter codes for the protein MAKEQFSKIGYVLAVAGSAVGLGNAWKFPYMVGENGGSAFVILYLLITFLVGIPIFMAELSIGKLSESDSVNAFRKLANKNKNLWQLVGILAMVTAAIISSYYIVIIGWVFKYFTLSFTGLPNDIESSKVIFNELLTHGLGDQTLYFVIAFVACFFILSKGVKSGIEKLNVWMMPSLFIMVLIMLIFSMTMNGFTKSAEFLLVPDFSKISFNSLLLALGLAFWTLSLGMAAIITYSASLSDDTNLATSTLSIVFINIVLAIMMGLVIFTFIFEFGAEPSQGPGLVFISLPTLFAKLGVIGQILAVAFFAALIFAGITSAISIVEPFVFFLIREYGISRIKALSIVGAGVFVLGFLCLLSNIENVGDKFMLFGKNFFDFLDFTASNVLLPISGIGGAIFVGYFMKREALYVLFSPYMSDFVFSAWYFLLRYVAPVCVFIIMINKLFF
- a CDS encoding sodium-dependent transporter, with the translated sequence MINEKFSKIGFVLAMAGSAVGLGNAWKFPTMVGNNGGSAFIVLYLLLTFAIAFVAFLAELSIGKLGESDVVSSIYKLAPKHKKIWSFSGFFMIGAILIASFYMVVIGWILKYIYLGFSPLLSNQEEAVQQFNTLLSNDLSSAIVCFSLVFLMVFFAVSKGVKSGIEKLNIWMMPGLFILLICILFYAISMGDGFVKAAKFLFVPNFSAITPDVILQALGLAFFSLSMGVGVIPTYAANLPEQTNLIKSTLSIIFINILIGIMMGLVVFTFIFAYGADSTASGPGLIFISLVTLFAKLGIVGNVMAIAFFVSLLFAGVTSAVSMIEPFAYYLVRKFEISRKMALVYIGIFVYILGLFCIFSYYAQTANIFSIFGKPVFDALDFLTSNIMMPIGAIIFSFFVGYKLKKESLYLLFGEFMGKVFFEIWYFALRYIVPIAICAIMIYQIAGK
- a CDS encoding TRAP transporter large permease subunit; this translates as MAGLIMFIAALLMLGIGFPVAFTFGAVSMIFGMIGSIVESIGDGDGLLGSIEVFKDMFNFMPYRIFSIMESRIFIAVPLFVFMGVVLQKSKLAERLLESMGMLFGEIRGGIAISTILVGALLAASTGVVGASVVAMGVISLPVMLKYKYDQALGCGTICAAGTLGQIIPPSIVLIILGDIFSVPVGELFHQAIIPGFTLVAVYIIYILIVAYLKPDTAPVVKDESGVSKFKQIMRALIAIFPPLLLVICVLGSIFAGIATPTESSAFGCIGAIILAIFYRTFSFSMIKEALAESVKTTALVFAILVGATAFSMVFSYTGGDEIVEKFMTNLPGEKWGFIIFSMVVIFVLGFFIDFVEISYIVLPILVPIAAKLGINPIYLAILVAMNLQTSFLTPPFGFSLFFLRSVAPAEIKTTAIYKGVVPYIFIQLAVLVFFCVFLMELKPMLDASHGGLLNFLLSLFK